One Colius striatus isolate bColStr4 chromosome 10, bColStr4.1.hap1, whole genome shotgun sequence genomic region harbors:
- the LOC104550922 gene encoding NADH-cytochrome b5 reductase-like isoform X4: MILRTFHPKGSCSYSLAVTKECYEAGLMSQYIKTWKKGDMVFWRGPFGGFPYRPNQLIPNIPFCWQHGELLMLVAGTGLAPMLPILRAITEDEEDETFVTLVGCFRTFDKIYLKPLLQDLARYWNIRIFYVLSQETSLEKLPWSYQENTHTGRLNEDLLKTIINSCRRRPFVLICGSSTFNEDMSRYLKAAALLKITHLDRLSSLCVDFHQPLDQIFVSRMILALENLVPFQSGCYAVCHPHLREQHSLVMEVFTCSFKGDGSYGY, encoded by the exons ATGATTTTG AGAACCTTTCATCCCAAAGGGAGCTGTAGTTATTCTCTGGCAGTGACAAAAGAG TGCTATGAAGCTGGACTAATGTCACAATACATAAAAACATGGAAGAAAGGAGACATGGTCTTTTGGCGTGGGCCTTTCGGAGGGTTCCCATACCGACCTAATCAG CTCATTCCAAACATCCCGTTCTGTTGGCAGCATGGAGAGCTCCTCATGCTGGTGGCTGGTACTGGCCTTGCCCCAATGCTCCCCATCCTGCGAGCCATAACggaggatgaggaggatgaGACCTTTGTCACTCTCGTTGGCTGCTTCCGGACCTTTGACAAAATCTACCTGAAACCTCTTCTCCAGGATCTGGCTCGATACTGGAACATCAGAATATTTTATGTCCTAAGCCAG GAAACTTCCCTGGAAAAACTCCCTTGGAGCTATcaggaaaacacacacactGGTCGTCTCAATGAAGACTTGCTGAAGACCATAATAAACTCCTGTCGAAGAAGGCCATTTGTATTAATCTGTGGCTCTTCTACATTCAATGAAGATATGAGTAGATACTTGAAAGCTGCAG cactgctgaaaATCACTCACCTCGACAGATTGAGTTCCTTGTGCGTGGACTTCCACCAGCCTTTGGATCAAATCTTTGTCTCCAGGATGATTCTCGCTCTTGAGAATCTGGTGCCATTCCAGAGTGGCTGCTATGCAGTGTGCCACCCACACCTCAGAGAACAGCACAGTCTTGTAATGGAAGTCTTCACATGCAGTTTTAAAGGAGATGGCTCCTATGGGTACTAA
- the LOC104550922 gene encoding NADH-cytochrome b5 reductase-like isoform X5, translating to MILCYEAGLMSQYIKTWKKGDMVFWRGPFGGFPYRPNQLIPNIPFCWQHGELLMLVAGTGLAPMLPILRAITEDEEDETFVTLVGCFRTFDKIYLKPLLQDLARYWNIRIFYVLSQETSLEKLPWSYQENTHTGRLNEDLLKTIINSCRRRPFVLICGSSTFNEDMSRYLKAAALLKITHLDRLSSLCVDFHQPLDQIFVSRMILALENLVPFQSGCYAVCHPHLREQHSLVMEVFTCSFKGDGSYGY from the exons ATGATTTTG TGCTATGAAGCTGGACTAATGTCACAATACATAAAAACATGGAAGAAAGGAGACATGGTCTTTTGGCGTGGGCCTTTCGGAGGGTTCCCATACCGACCTAATCAG CTCATTCCAAACATCCCGTTCTGTTGGCAGCATGGAGAGCTCCTCATGCTGGTGGCTGGTACTGGCCTTGCCCCAATGCTCCCCATCCTGCGAGCCATAACggaggatgaggaggatgaGACCTTTGTCACTCTCGTTGGCTGCTTCCGGACCTTTGACAAAATCTACCTGAAACCTCTTCTCCAGGATCTGGCTCGATACTGGAACATCAGAATATTTTATGTCCTAAGCCAG GAAACTTCCCTGGAAAAACTCCCTTGGAGCTATcaggaaaacacacacactGGTCGTCTCAATGAAGACTTGCTGAAGACCATAATAAACTCCTGTCGAAGAAGGCCATTTGTATTAATCTGTGGCTCTTCTACATTCAATGAAGATATGAGTAGATACTTGAAAGCTGCAG cactgctgaaaATCACTCACCTCGACAGATTGAGTTCCTTGTGCGTGGACTTCCACCAGCCTTTGGATCAAATCTTTGTCTCCAGGATGATTCTCGCTCTTGAGAATCTGGTGCCATTCCAGAGTGGCTGCTATGCAGTGTGCCACCCACACCTCAGAGAACAGCACAGTCTTGTAATGGAAGTCTTCACATGCAGTTTTAAAGGAGATGGCTCCTATGGGTACTAA
- the CDCP2 gene encoding CUB domain-containing protein 2, translated as MPAPEASPGEGTSHPPLCPSGIKCGGILSAPSGNFSSPNFPGLYPYETECTWLIVVAEGSSVLLSFSHFELEYHAACAYDYLQIYNGAARDRGNLLGTFCGRSPPPPFSSAWHVMAVVFRSDRHVAKHGFAAAYRKDACGGQLTGLSGDITSPRYPESYPNDAECRWSIGGAGAGPLTLVFADFQVEGGQGCGFDYVALFDGPAATAPLLGRYCGSARPPRTVSSTPHLLVLFKSDFNIGGRGFKAHFYSGECQEVFTTIKGNLSSPRYPNFYPNNLKCQWSIQLPPGYRVKVFFLELDLEGRSSLTGGCDYDHLSAFDGSSESGALLGQWCGHESPTPLTSHSNHLLLALHTDRNTARRGFSITYVGVVPMNVSCTRTDFHIQIPVQSLAQLERNRIYLGTPSCAAQVVGRNFKIDTRFDTCGTESQKRNNTSVIVSILYIDFSAGDQEDIHQYELQCEPRRKEASVTLIAGPDPARLSQAENLQDAQQREGAATATREIKSQDTSDIVFISICILAGLLMLIAVVGLVLL; from the exons ATGCCGGCGCCAGAG GCTTCCCCTGGAGAGGGGACATCACATCCACCTTTGTGTCCCTCAGGCATCAAATGTGGGGGGATCCTCTCAGCACCCTCCGGCAATTTCTCCAGCCCCAACTTCCCGGGGCTATACCCCTACGAGACGGAGTGCACGTGGCTGATCGTGGTGGCCGAGggctcctctgtgctgctctccttCAGCCACTTCGAGCTGGAGTATCACGCCGCCTGCGCCTACGACTACCTCCAGATCTACAACGGAGCTGCCCGGGACCGGGGCAACCTCCTGGGCACCTTCTGTGGCCGCAGCCCCCCGCCACCCTTCTCCTCCGCCTGGCACGTCATGGCCGTCGTCTTCCGCTCCGACCGCCACGTCGCCAAGCACGGCTTCGCCGCTGCCTACCGCAAAG ACGCCTGCGGCGGGCAGCTGACGGGGCTGTCTGGGGACATCACCAGCCCCCGCTACCCCGAGAGCTACCCCAACGACGCCGAGTGCCGCTGGAGCATCGGGGGGGCGGGCGCTGGCCCCCTCACTCTGGTGTTTGCCGACTTCCAAGTGGAGGGGGGTCAGGGCTGCGGCTTCGACTACGTCGCCCTGTTCGATGGCCCCGCGGCCACTGCCCCGCTCTTGGGCCGCTACTGCGgcagcgcccgcccgccccgcacCGTCTCCTCCACCCCGCACCTCCTCGTCCTCTTCAAGTCAGACTTCAACATCGGTGGAAGGGGCTTCAAGGCTCATTTCTACTCAG GTGAGTGCCAGGAGGTGTTCACCACCATCAAAGGGAATCTCTCCAGTCCTCGGTACCCCAATTTCTACCCCAACAACCTCAAGTGCCAGTGGAGCATTCAGCTGCCCCCGGGCTACCGGGTCAAGGTCTTCTTCTTGGAGCTGGATCTGGAGGGCCGGAGCAGCCTGACGGGGGGCTGTGACTACGACCACCTGTCTGCCTTCGACGGCAGCAGCGAGAGCGGGGCCCTGCTGGGCCAGTGGTGTGGGCACGAGAGCCCCACACCCCTCACCTCCCACAGCAACcacctgctgctggccctccACACCGACCGCAACACGGCCAGGAGGGGCTTCTCCATCACGTACGTGGGAG TTGTGCCCATGAACGTCAGCTGCACCCGGACAGACTTCCACATCCAGATCCCTGTGCAATCCCTGGCCCAGCTGGAGAGGAATAGGATTTATTTGGGGACTCCCTCCTGTGCAGCCCAGGTGGTTGGCAGGAACTTCAAAATAGACACCAGGTTCGACACCTGTGGCACCGAATCACAG AAACGCAACAACACGTCCGTCATCGTCAGCATCCTCTACATTGATTTTTCGGCGGGGGACCAGGAGGACATTCACCAGTACGAGCTGCAGTGTGAGCCAAGGAGGAAGGAAGCCTCGGTCACCCTCATTGCTGGCCCAGACCCAGCCAGGCTCAGTCAAGCAGAAAACCTGCAGGATGCCCAGCAGCGGGAGGGGGCGGCGACGGCCACCCGCGAGATCAAGAGCCAAGACACCAGCGACATCGTCTTCATCAGCATCTGCATCCTGGCCGGGCTCCTCATGCTCATCGCCGTGGTGGGGCTTGTGCTTCTGTAG